A section of the Ruania halotolerans genome encodes:
- a CDS encoding Gfo/Idh/MocA family protein, which produces MSTRGTSTRWGILGPGRIAEKVAADFGNVTNGTLVAVGSRSGERARAFAETYAGQVPIRAHQGYDALLADPDVDAVYIATPHSDHARQAIAAIEAGKAVLLEKSFTATLDGARAVVEAARQREAFVMEAMWTRFQPVVLRAKRLVADGAIGEVRAVQADLGVRRPLDPADRMFALELGGGTLLDLGVYVVSFAQHFLGAPDSVQVTGSLVPETGVDAEAGLLLGYDDGRSATLQTSFRLPLPGQARIYGTHGWIDIPPRFHHPIDLVLHRHGEEPLQEHLPPSGAGYAEEFIEVGRCLAAGLTESDVMPLADTLAVQAVLQQAADRLGVALHER; this is translated from the coding sequence ATGAGCACACGGGGTACGAGCACGCGGTGGGGAATCCTCGGACCTGGTCGGATCGCTGAGAAGGTAGCCGCAGACTTCGGGAATGTCACCAACGGGACGCTGGTGGCCGTCGGGTCCCGGTCGGGCGAACGCGCCAGGGCCTTCGCTGAGACCTATGCCGGCCAGGTCCCGATCCGCGCACACCAGGGCTATGACGCCCTCCTTGCCGATCCGGACGTGGACGCCGTGTACATCGCCACCCCGCACAGCGACCACGCTCGCCAGGCCATCGCGGCCATCGAGGCAGGCAAGGCGGTACTGCTGGAGAAGTCCTTCACCGCCACCCTCGACGGCGCCCGAGCAGTTGTCGAGGCCGCTCGCCAACGCGAGGCGTTCGTGATGGAGGCCATGTGGACGCGGTTCCAACCCGTGGTCCTGCGCGCCAAACGACTGGTGGCCGACGGCGCAATTGGCGAGGTCCGAGCAGTCCAGGCCGACCTGGGGGTACGCCGCCCCCTCGATCCGGCCGACCGCATGTTCGCGCTCGAACTGGGCGGCGGCACCCTGCTCGACCTCGGGGTGTATGTGGTCTCGTTCGCGCAGCACTTCCTCGGCGCGCCGGACTCCGTGCAGGTCACCGGGTCGCTGGTGCCCGAGACAGGCGTGGATGCTGAGGCCGGCCTCCTGCTCGGCTATGACGACGGTCGCAGCGCCACCTTGCAGACCTCCTTCCGCCTGCCGTTGCCGGGGCAGGCGCGCATCTACGGCACCCACGGGTGGATCGACATCCCACCCCGGTTCCACCACCCCATCGATCTGGTGCTGCATCGCCACGGCGAGGAACCTCTACAGGAGCACCTGCCGCCGTCGGGAGCCGGTTATGCCGAGGAGTTCATCGAGGTGGGGCGCTGCCTGGCGGCAGGGCTCACCGAAAGCGACGTGATGCCGCTCGCGGACACTCTCGCCGTGCAGGCGGTGCTGCAGCAGGCGGCTGATCGCCTCGGCGTGGCGCTCCACGAGCGCTGA
- the metX gene encoding homoserine O-acetyltransferase MetX has translation MTTWEPGPAGRVGRDAPARRAPLRRSAPAGPIPASGAWREGDPVGDRQFVDLGPLHLEAGGRLPHVRMAYETWGELNATGDNAILVLHALTGDAHVTGEAGPGHPSAGWWSAMVGPGKPIDTDRYYVVAPNVLGGCQGSTGPSSDAPNGTPWGSRFPYVTVRDQVAAELELTDRLGVSRWALVIGASMGGHRVLEWALAAPERVAAIAAIATCAQSSADQIAWAHAQLGAIRADPKFRGGDYYDAEPGDGPHQGLGLARQIAHTTYRSAHELDQRFGRLPQGGENPLGGAGRFAVQSYLDHHADKLARRFDANSYVALSESMLTHDIGRDRGGADAALASIQARTLALAVSSDRLFPPSQSQRIADGAPHGVYRELDSPYGHDGFLIEHEQLAPILTEFLAG, from the coding sequence GTGACCACCTGGGAGCCGGGCCCAGCCGGACGCGTCGGACGTGACGCGCCGGCTCGCCGCGCTCCGCTCCGGCGCAGTGCCCCGGCGGGCCCGATCCCGGCATCTGGCGCCTGGCGCGAGGGCGATCCCGTGGGTGATCGGCAGTTCGTCGACCTCGGGCCGCTGCACCTGGAGGCCGGTGGACGGCTACCGCACGTGCGGATGGCGTATGAAACCTGGGGCGAGCTCAACGCCACCGGGGACAACGCGATCCTGGTGCTGCACGCGCTCACCGGTGACGCGCACGTCACTGGTGAGGCCGGGCCCGGCCATCCGAGTGCCGGTTGGTGGTCAGCCATGGTCGGGCCAGGAAAGCCGATCGATACCGATCGGTACTACGTGGTGGCACCGAACGTGCTCGGCGGTTGTCAGGGCAGCACGGGCCCGTCCTCCGATGCGCCGAACGGCACGCCCTGGGGCAGCCGGTTCCCGTACGTGACGGTGCGCGATCAGGTGGCGGCTGAGCTGGAACTCACCGACCGGCTGGGCGTGAGCCGATGGGCGTTGGTGATCGGCGCCTCGATGGGCGGGCACCGGGTGCTCGAGTGGGCCCTGGCCGCCCCGGAGCGGGTGGCCGCGATCGCAGCGATTGCCACCTGTGCGCAAAGCTCGGCCGACCAGATCGCCTGGGCGCACGCCCAGTTGGGCGCGATCAGGGCCGATCCGAAGTTCCGCGGTGGTGACTACTACGACGCCGAACCCGGGGACGGCCCCCACCAAGGGCTGGGCCTGGCCCGCCAGATCGCACACACCACCTACCGCAGCGCGCACGAACTGGACCAGCGGTTCGGACGGTTGCCCCAGGGCGGCGAGAATCCGCTCGGCGGGGCAGGGCGGTTCGCCGTGCAGTCCTACCTGGATCACCATGCCGACAAGCTCGCTCGCCGTTTCGACGCGAACAGTTATGTGGCCCTCTCGGAATCGATGCTCACGCACGACATCGGTCGCGACCGAGGTGGTGCGGATGCGGCGTTGGCCTCGATCCAGGCGCGCACCCTCGCGCTCGCGGTCAGCTCGGACCGGTTGTTCCCGCCGTCACAGTCCCAGCGCATCGCCGACGGCGCCCCGCACGGGGTCTACCGAGAACTGGACTCCCCGTACGGGCATGACGGGTTCCTGATCGAGCACGAGCAACTCGCCCCGATCTTGACCGAGTTCCTCGCAGGCTGA
- a CDS encoding bifunctional o-acetylhomoserine/o-acetylserine sulfhydrylase gives MSDTWHFETRQIHAGQTPDSDNGARAVPIYQSTSFVFKDTDQAANRFALAELGPIYTRLTNPTTAVAEDRLASLEGGVGALLVASGQAAETLAILNIAEAGDHLVASSSLYGGTYNLLHYTLPKLGITVTFVDEPNDPEAWRAATQENTKLFFGETIPNPKGDVLDIEAVAGVAHEVGVPLIVDNTVGTPYLVRPIEHGADVVVHSATKYLGGHGTSIGGVIVDAGKFDFAAHPERFPNYNTPDPSYHGLVYARDLGEGGAFGVNLSFILKARVQLLRDLGPAISPFNTFLLLQGIETLSLRMDRHVGSAQKVAEYLEAREDVLTVNYAGLPSSPYYPLAKKYTPKGPGAVLAFEIEGGLAAGKAFVDALELHSLVANIGDVRSLVIHPASTTHSQLTADEQAASAVTPGLVRLSVGLEHLDDIVADLEKGFSAAAAARAS, from the coding sequence ATGAGCGACACCTGGCACTTCGAAACCCGGCAGATTCACGCCGGCCAGACACCCGACTCCGACAACGGCGCACGGGCGGTACCGATCTACCAGTCCACCTCGTTCGTCTTCAAAGACACCGATCAGGCGGCCAACCGATTCGCCCTGGCCGAACTCGGCCCGATCTACACACGGCTGACCAACCCCACCACCGCCGTGGCCGAGGACCGGCTCGCCTCCCTTGAAGGCGGCGTCGGCGCGCTGCTGGTGGCCTCCGGCCAGGCCGCGGAAACTCTCGCCATCCTCAACATCGCCGAGGCCGGGGACCACCTGGTGGCGAGTTCGTCCCTGTACGGCGGCACCTACAACCTGCTGCACTACACACTGCCCAAGCTCGGCATCACGGTGACCTTCGTGGACGAGCCGAACGACCCGGAAGCCTGGCGGGCCGCCACACAGGAGAACACCAAACTCTTCTTCGGTGAGACGATCCCCAATCCCAAGGGCGATGTGCTCGACATCGAAGCGGTAGCGGGCGTCGCGCACGAGGTGGGCGTCCCGCTGATCGTGGACAACACTGTGGGCACCCCCTACTTGGTGCGCCCGATCGAACACGGGGCGGACGTCGTCGTGCATTCGGCCACGAAGTACCTCGGTGGCCACGGAACCTCCATCGGCGGCGTGATCGTGGATGCCGGGAAGTTCGACTTCGCTGCGCACCCCGAGCGCTTCCCGAACTACAACACCCCGGATCCGAGCTATCACGGCCTCGTGTACGCCCGTGACCTCGGTGAGGGTGGCGCGTTCGGGGTGAATCTCTCCTTCATCCTCAAGGCGCGTGTGCAGTTGCTGCGCGACCTCGGCCCGGCAATCTCCCCGTTCAACACGTTCCTGCTGCTGCAGGGCATCGAGACGCTCTCGCTGCGGATGGACCGGCACGTGGGCAGCGCCCAGAAGGTGGCCGAGTACCTCGAGGCGCGCGAGGACGTCCTCACGGTGAACTATGCGGGACTGCCCTCCAGCCCCTACTACCCGCTCGCCAAGAAGTACACGCCCAAGGGCCCCGGAGCCGTGCTCGCGTTCGAGATCGAGGGCGGTCTGGCCGCCGGCAAGGCGTTCGTGGACGCACTCGAGTTGCACTCCCTGGTGGCCAACATCGGTGACGTTCGCTCGCTGGTGATCCACCCGGCCTCCACCACGCACAGCCAGCTGACGGCGGACGAACAGGCCGCGAGCGCCGTCACCCCCGGTCTGGTGCGCCTATCCGTGGGCCTGGAGCATCTCGATGACATCGTCGCGGACCTCGAGAAGGGGTTCTCCGCGGCGGCTGCTGCGCGGGCGTCGTAG
- a CDS encoding C40 family peptidase — MTARTTWRRLAAVLGAGALSITLWAAPVGATPEIPSTDEIEESEQAAQSTAEQVAALEVELAQNATARDEAEVAAAVAAEDYNAAVVERDRAEVDAEEAAEAAELADAEVAEASQDVARIATAAYRNGGNLQQIEMFLSAEGVEDVVNNAATFRMLGSNADDAYQRLDAAERVSDVMHARSADALAEADAAATALEEASREANAAALNAENVMAESEAERDALIVQLAALRNTTAELEAERQAGLEAERRERENAAAAAAVGAPAATPESDADTDSPSRTQDRSDDASESETGSGAGSGSGSGQGSTPDPEPEPQPQPDPQPQPDPEPRPDPPPRPDPEPEPEPEPEPEPEPEPEPQRPPSGGSSSAGQAAVNWAMTQVGDRYVLGANGPNAWDCSSLTRAAYNSVGTYLPRTSRDQYRATANVPIGQIRPGDLIFYSSNGTASGVYHVAMYAGNGMRVHAGNPSTGVQYTTMWWANVLPMAGRP; from the coding sequence GTGACAGCACGTACCACCTGGCGACGCCTCGCCGCTGTGCTCGGCGCGGGTGCGCTCTCGATCACCCTGTGGGCCGCCCCTGTCGGCGCCACGCCGGAGATCCCGAGCACAGACGAGATCGAAGAGTCCGAACAGGCCGCACAGAGCACGGCAGAGCAAGTGGCTGCACTCGAAGTCGAGCTCGCCCAGAACGCCACCGCGCGCGACGAGGCAGAGGTTGCTGCTGCGGTCGCCGCGGAGGACTACAACGCCGCGGTCGTGGAGCGCGATCGCGCCGAGGTTGACGCCGAGGAGGCAGCCGAGGCCGCTGAGTTGGCGGATGCCGAGGTGGCCGAAGCGAGCCAGGACGTCGCCCGGATCGCCACCGCCGCCTACCGCAATGGCGGCAATCTGCAGCAGATCGAGATGTTCCTCTCTGCCGAGGGTGTCGAGGACGTGGTGAACAACGCCGCCACCTTCCGGATGCTCGGCAGCAACGCCGACGATGCCTATCAGCGCCTGGATGCCGCCGAGCGGGTATCCGATGTGATGCACGCCAGGTCCGCCGATGCGCTCGCAGAGGCGGATGCGGCGGCGACTGCGCTCGAAGAGGCGTCGCGGGAAGCCAATGCGGCAGCGCTCAACGCCGAGAACGTGATGGCCGAGAGTGAGGCGGAGCGTGACGCGCTGATCGTTCAGCTCGCTGCCCTGCGTAACACCACGGCCGAACTCGAGGCGGAGCGACAGGCCGGTCTCGAGGCTGAGCGGCGCGAACGCGAGAACGCCGCTGCCGCCGCTGCGGTGGGCGCGCCCGCTGCGACGCCTGAGAGTGACGCCGACACGGACAGTCCGTCACGGACACAGGACCGCTCTGACGATGCGTCCGAGTCGGAGACTGGTTCAGGGGCAGGGTCCGGAAGCGGTTCCGGCCAGGGGTCAACACCGGATCCTGAACCGGAGCCACAGCCCCAGCCTGACCCCCAGCCGCAGCCCGACCCAGAGCCCCGACCTGACCCACCGCCGCGGCCCGATCCGGAACCGGAGCCGGAGCCGGAGCCGGAGCCGGAGCCGGAGCCGGAGCCAGAGCCCCAACGACCACCGTCAGGCGGGTCGTCGAGTGCTGGACAGGCCGCCGTCAACTGGGCGATGACCCAGGTGGGTGACCGGTATGTGCTCGGCGCCAACGGCCCGAACGCCTGGGACTGCTCGTCCCTGACCCGCGCCGCCTACAACTCAGTCGGCACCTACCTGCCGCGCACCTCCCGAGACCAGTACCGGGCCACGGCGAACGTGCCGATCGGCCAGATCCGTCCGGGCGACCTGATCTTCTACTCCAGCAACGGCACCGCCAGCGGCGTTTACCACGTAGCGATGTACGCCGGCAACGGCATGCGCGTACACGCCGGGAACCCCTCCACGGGCGTCCAGTACACGACGATGTGGTGGGCCAACGTGCTGCCCATGGCCGGACGTCCCTGA
- a CDS encoding inorganic diphosphatase, whose protein sequence is MEFDVTIEIPKGQRNKYEVDHETGRIRLDRMLFTSTRYPDDYGYVDGTLGEDGDPLDALVLLEEPTFPGCLIRCRALGMFRMRDEAGGDDKVLCVPVGDQRASWRSDIDDVSEFHRLEIQHFFEVYKDLEPGKSVEGAHWVGREAAEEEIRASFRRAEETGYTHPQPHIGH, encoded by the coding sequence GTGGAATTCGACGTCACCATCGAGATCCCCAAGGGACAACGCAACAAGTATGAGGTGGATCACGAGACGGGCCGGATCCGCCTCGATCGCATGTTGTTCACCTCGACCCGCTACCCGGATGACTACGGATACGTCGACGGCACGCTCGGTGAGGACGGCGACCCGCTGGACGCACTCGTCCTGCTTGAGGAGCCCACCTTCCCTGGTTGCCTGATCCGGTGCCGCGCGCTCGGGATGTTCCGGATGCGCGATGAGGCCGGCGGTGACGACAAGGTCTTGTGCGTGCCTGTGGGCGACCAGCGGGCCAGCTGGCGCAGCGACATCGACGATGTCTCCGAGTTCCATCGCCTGGAGATCCAGCACTTCTTCGAGGTGTACAAGGACCTCGAACCCGGTAAGTCGGTGGAGGGTGCGCACTGGGTGGGCCGCGAGGCCGCCGAGGAGGAGATCCGCGCGTCCTTCCGCCGCGCCGAGGAGACCGGGTACACCCACCCGCAGCCGCATATCGGGCACTGA
- the dacB gene encoding D-alanyl-D-alanine carboxypeptidase/D-alanyl-D-alanine endopeptidase yields the protein MYRRRRLALLSAFLVILLGGYTALDANDVVPGVLTREAPWPDPEPYPQVVAGAPAAAPDRVAGSAEDAPLPQTDALAALSSDLVASGAVGPSPGLLVTDVLTGEDLYGARATESYVPASSLKLLAGVAVVASYGDQHRFTTSVVDSGEDVVTLVAGGDLTLAAGEGDPDAVIGHAGLADLAAEVAAELAAQGRTEVQVALDDTLFTGPELAPRWGDVDLSGGWAMPMAPIAVDVGRREGTNVRSSDAGMDAAEAFADALAAAGISVSGDVSRAAAPEGATVLGSVESAPLRDLVSYTLQHSENILSEVLGRMTAVSTGHEASFAGAGEAVLAVLAELGLDTSGSSLADTSGLSSESVLTARLLTDAVRLAADGSHPELRSVVDALPVAGLEGTLASRLADTAATGTVRAKTGTLPQVVALTGIVTTDEGRLLAFAVLANDFDQGSAYLARIAVDEWISEVAACGCSSP from the coding sequence GTGTACCGGCGCCGTAGGCTCGCTCTGCTCTCGGCGTTCCTGGTGATTCTGCTGGGCGGCTACACCGCCCTCGACGCGAACGATGTGGTGCCCGGCGTGCTCACCCGCGAGGCACCATGGCCCGATCCGGAGCCGTACCCACAAGTGGTCGCGGGGGCGCCGGCAGCCGCCCCCGATCGGGTGGCCGGCTCTGCCGAGGATGCACCGCTTCCGCAGACGGACGCGCTCGCGGCGTTGAGCTCGGATCTGGTGGCCTCCGGTGCCGTCGGGCCGTCGCCAGGGCTGCTCGTCACCGACGTTCTCACGGGGGAGGACCTGTACGGCGCTCGGGCAACCGAATCGTATGTGCCCGCCTCCAGTCTCAAGCTGCTCGCGGGCGTTGCGGTCGTGGCCAGCTACGGCGATCAGCACCGGTTCACCACCTCGGTGGTGGACTCGGGCGAGGACGTGGTGACCCTCGTAGCCGGCGGGGACCTCACCCTTGCTGCGGGGGAGGGCGACCCGGACGCCGTGATCGGCCACGCTGGGCTCGCCGATCTGGCCGCCGAGGTGGCGGCAGAGCTCGCGGCCCAAGGCCGCACCGAGGTGCAGGTGGCACTGGACGACACGCTCTTCACCGGGCCTGAACTGGCACCGAGGTGGGGGGACGTCGACCTCTCGGGCGGCTGGGCGATGCCCATGGCCCCGATCGCCGTCGATGTGGGCAGGCGTGAGGGGACGAACGTGCGCTCATCCGATGCGGGGATGGACGCGGCAGAGGCATTCGCCGACGCCCTCGCGGCCGCCGGCATTTCGGTCAGCGGGGATGTCTCCCGGGCGGCGGCACCGGAGGGAGCGACGGTCCTCGGTTCAGTAGAGTCCGCCCCCTTGCGTGATCTTGTCTCGTACACGTTGCAGCATTCGGAGAACATCCTCTCTGAGGTGCTGGGGCGGATGACGGCGGTGTCCACCGGACATGAGGCGAGTTTCGCCGGAGCCGGTGAGGCGGTGCTGGCTGTGCTCGCGGAACTCGGCCTGGACACCTCCGGATCGTCGCTCGCTGATACCTCCGGGTTGAGTTCGGAGAGCGTGCTGACCGCACGACTGCTCACGGATGCCGTCCGGCTCGCGGCTGACGGCAGCCATCCAGAGTTGCGGTCGGTGGTGGATGCGCTGCCGGTGGCAGGTCTCGAGGGGACCCTCGCCAGTCGCCTGGCGGATACGGCAGCAACCGGGACGGTGCGCGCCAAGACCGGAACGTTGCCACAGGTGGTGGCGCTGACCGGGATCGTCACCACCGACGAGGGCCGTCTGCTGGCGTTCGCGGTGCTCGCGAACGACTTCGACCAGGGCTCGGCCTACTTGGCCCGCATCGCCGTGGATGAATGGATCTCCGAGGTGGCTGCCTGCGGGTGTTCATCACCATGA
- a CDS encoding HNH endonuclease, translating to MTSTASGSVFSASAGGTVLAAVRQNRMAARAVDVECAELVVEWVREYAIDADGFDGGAGATGVFDPEVDAGLPGTEQPMRLAGPGAPLVSDLGFTGLAAALGQSNEAALYYVGSIVELAYRLPLLWGRVRAGQISLHRARAVTRLTKKLPFAGAGWVDAQVAWTIGTCSTSQIERTVAAAMESFDPAQAEADRLAALEGRRFDIHLDEVATPGVAGSGAIVQVDGGLDIADALDLDAAVRDRARALAGLLPGTSEDVRRSIAVGDLARGQDTLPLTTTDTDTSPTPSVPGGGTGRTVMLYLHLPADALKPGTGQPVDAAGSVFSTGTIGRCENTKSPVTTEQVRTWCQTAGRVVVRPVIDLNAHYSASTYEANPRLREQITLRDGHCRFPYCQRTARAADQDHTIPYDQGGPTSTANLTTLCRRHHRAKTHASWSYLMITPGTYLWTDPDGVQYLVTTTGTYLIPGPGRASDSSEGKTDRPPGQRPGSPFGVLDPHVARVRERAITAMKKTSAVTPPPRFRTDPHRDRDTRSPRTGTTPPHEHHPGPDVHSPASTDPAASPRSPASTHAPRGADPPF from the coding sequence ATGACTTCGACAGCCAGCGGTTCGGTGTTCTCGGCTTCGGCCGGGGGCACTGTGTTGGCTGCTGTGCGGCAGAACCGGATGGCGGCCCGGGCGGTGGATGTCGAGTGTGCTGAGTTGGTCGTGGAGTGGGTGCGTGAGTACGCCATTGATGCTGATGGCTTCGACGGTGGAGCTGGCGCGACAGGTGTGTTCGACCCCGAGGTGGACGCCGGGCTTCCTGGGACCGAGCAGCCGATGCGGCTGGCCGGTCCGGGGGCGCCGTTGGTCTCTGATCTGGGGTTCACCGGGTTAGCGGCCGCGCTCGGGCAATCCAACGAAGCCGCGTTGTACTACGTCGGCTCGATTGTTGAACTCGCGTACCGGTTGCCGCTGTTGTGGGGCCGGGTGCGGGCCGGGCAGATCAGTCTCCACCGGGCCCGGGCAGTGACGCGGTTGACGAAGAAGCTCCCCTTCGCCGGCGCTGGGTGGGTGGATGCTCAGGTGGCCTGGACCATCGGCACCTGCAGCACCAGTCAGATTGAACGCACCGTTGCTGCTGCGATGGAGTCTTTCGACCCCGCACAGGCAGAAGCCGATCGCCTGGCAGCGTTGGAGGGGCGCCGGTTCGATATCCACCTCGACGAGGTCGCGACTCCGGGTGTGGCGGGCTCGGGGGCCATCGTGCAGGTTGACGGCGGGTTGGATATCGCTGATGCTCTCGATCTGGACGCCGCAGTGCGTGATCGCGCCCGAGCCCTCGCCGGGCTCTTGCCCGGCACGAGTGAGGACGTGCGCCGTTCCATCGCTGTGGGCGACCTCGCAAGAGGACAAGACACCCTCCCCCTGACCACCACCGACACCGACACCAGCCCCACCCCGTCAGTGCCGGGCGGGGGAACTGGTCGCACGGTGATGCTCTACCTCCACCTGCCCGCCGACGCTCTCAAACCCGGCACTGGTCAGCCAGTTGACGCCGCGGGCAGTGTGTTCAGCACCGGGACCATCGGGCGCTGTGAGAACACCAAGTCCCCGGTCACCACCGAGCAGGTCCGCACCTGGTGCCAAACGGCGGGGCGGGTGGTCGTGCGACCAGTGATCGATCTGAACGCCCACTACAGCGCCAGCACCTATGAAGCCAACCCACGACTACGCGAACAGATCACCCTGCGTGATGGGCACTGCCGGTTCCCGTACTGTCAGCGCACCGCCCGTGCTGCTGATCAGGACCACACCATCCCCTACGACCAGGGTGGGCCTACCAGTACCGCCAATCTGACCACGTTGTGCCGCCGTCACCATCGAGCGAAAACCCACGCGAGCTGGTCCTACCTGATGATCACCCCCGGGACCTACCTCTGGACAGACCCCGACGGGGTTCAGTACTTGGTCACCACCACCGGCACCTACCTGATCCCCGGACCGGGCCGCGCGAGTGATTCCTCTGAGGGGAAGACAGATCGACCGCCCGGCCAGCGCCCGGGCAGCCCGTTCGGTGTGCTCGACCCGCACGTGGCCAGAGTGCGCGAACGCGCCATCACCGCGATGAAGAAGACATCCGCGGTCACACCACCACCACGATTCCGCACCGATCCACACCGGGACCGAGATACCCGTTCGCCCCGCACCGGTACTACACCGCCACACGAGCACCACCCAGGCCCCGATGTCCACTCACCCGCGAGCACCGATCCAGCTGCGAGCCCTCGCTCACCCGCGAGCACCCACGCACCGCGTGGCGCTGACCCACCCTTCTGA
- a CDS encoding zinc-dependent metalloprotease, translated as MSETARSERAIDWRLATRRSATLTRPGPHVEPAERAEFIAELRTSAQDAPAHVGAVTGLLEPALRAGTGPVYVIDRPRWAEANIEMLRGTIGDVLPAPSRPWGGRFAGEELGAILALLASRVLGQYDPFTTRATENPGPAAQSGRLVLVAPNIWHIQNELGVNRRDFGMWVCLHEQTHALQFAAAPWLTDHLRMTMRTLMTAVTDTDSGAQRLENLLRALPDVLTGRRNGAPAGALVDAVLNEPERAAMAETVALMSLLEGHADVVMDAVGPRVVPTVKKIRKAFEKRRAGTGPIDLLLRRILGLDAKLAQYRNGAAFVRTVVDQVGHEGFNAVWSGPEALPSADEIADPAAWVRRLHG; from the coding sequence ATGAGCGAGACCGCGAGGAGTGAGAGGGCCATCGATTGGCGACTCGCCACTCGCCGCTCCGCCACCCTGACGCGGCCCGGGCCACACGTGGAACCAGCCGAACGCGCTGAGTTCATCGCTGAGTTGCGCACCTCGGCACAGGACGCCCCCGCACACGTCGGTGCCGTCACCGGGCTGCTCGAGCCGGCACTGCGAGCGGGCACCGGCCCGGTCTACGTGATCGATCGCCCCCGCTGGGCCGAGGCGAACATCGAGATGCTTCGCGGCACCATCGGTGACGTCCTGCCCGCCCCCTCGCGGCCGTGGGGAGGGCGATTCGCGGGCGAAGAGCTCGGCGCGATTCTCGCCCTGCTCGCCTCACGCGTCCTCGGCCAGTACGACCCCTTCACCACACGCGCCACCGAGAACCCGGGCCCTGCTGCGCAGAGTGGCCGTCTCGTGCTCGTGGCCCCCAACATCTGGCACATCCAGAACGAACTCGGGGTCAACCGACGCGACTTCGGAATGTGGGTCTGCCTGCACGAGCAGACCCATGCTCTCCAGTTCGCGGCGGCCCCATGGCTCACTGACCACCTGCGCATGACGATGCGCACCCTGATGACCGCCGTCACGGACACGGACTCCGGCGCCCAGCGCTTGGAAAACTTGCTTCGCGCGCTACCTGACGTGCTGACCGGCCGCCGCAACGGCGCCCCGGCGGGCGCGCTCGTGGACGCGGTGCTCAACGAGCCGGAGCGCGCCGCGATGGCCGAGACGGTCGCGCTGATGTCCCTGCTGGAAGGGCACGCGGACGTGGTGATGGACGCCGTCGGACCACGCGTGGTGCCCACGGTGAAGAAGATTCGCAAGGCGTTCGAGAAGCGCCGAGCTGGCACCGGCCCGATTGACCTCCTGCTCCGGCGCATCCTCGGCCTCGACGCCAAACTGGCCCAGTACCGCAACGGCGCCGCCTTCGTACGCACCGTCGTGGACCAGGTGGGCCACGAGGGGTTCAATGCCGTCTGGAGTGGCCCCGAGGCGCTACCGAGTGCCGACGAGATCGCCGACCCCGCGGCCTGGGTACGGCGCCTCCACGGCTGA
- the tilS gene encoding tRNA lysidine(34) synthetase TilS, with protein sequence MARVRHAVRTFLQDRISTGRLLAGDLLLVACSGGPDSLALAAATAFVAPRLDLRAGAVVIDHGLQEGSATVAETARVACASLGLDPAMTVPVHIPGERPDGPEGAARTARYAALNDSLMRTGATAVLLGHTRDDQAETVLLALARGSGTRSLAGMAAVREPFWRPLLTSARADTHAACTAQGLPVWHDPSNAVDGPWRTADGEPLRRSAVRHVVLPTLTSALGPGVPEALARTADLARADADLLDELAEQAYVRLVGREPDGSHIASTGELSEVPTAVRRRLLRRLALAAGCQGGALSHVHTERMDALVVGWNGQGPVHLPGGIIAMRTCGRLVLRAGPARPVR encoded by the coding sequence GTGGCTCGAGTCCGCCATGCCGTGCGCACCTTCCTGCAGGATCGCATCTCCACTGGTCGGCTCCTCGCCGGCGACCTGCTCCTGGTGGCCTGCTCAGGAGGACCCGACTCGCTCGCTCTCGCCGCGGCCACAGCGTTCGTCGCTCCTCGCCTGGACCTACGGGCGGGTGCCGTGGTGATCGACCACGGATTACAGGAGGGCAGCGCCACCGTGGCGGAAACGGCCCGGGTGGCATGTGCCAGCCTGGGCCTCGACCCTGCCATGACCGTCCCCGTGCACATCCCGGGTGAGCGCCCCGACGGTCCCGAGGGCGCAGCGCGCACCGCCCGATATGCCGCGCTGAACGATTCGCTCATGCGCACCGGAGCAACCGCGGTGCTGCTCGGCCACACCCGAGACGATCAAGCTGAGACCGTGTTGCTCGCCCTCGCCCGTGGCTCGGGCACGCGTTCGCTGGCCGGGATGGCCGCCGTCCGGGAGCCCTTCTGGCGCCCCCTCCTCACCTCGGCCCGCGCGGACACCCACGCCGCCTGTACTGCGCAGGGCCTGCCCGTCTGGCACGACCCGAGCAACGCCGTCGATGGCCCCTGGCGCACCGCCGACGGCGAGCCGCTTCGGCGGAGCGCCGTCCGTCATGTGGTGCTCCCCACATTGACCAGCGCGCTCGGGCCCGGTGTGCCCGAGGCACTGGCCCGCACCGCCGACCTCGCGCGCGCCGACGCGGACCTGCTCGACGAGCTGGCCGAGCAGGCGTACGTCCGGCTCGTGGGGCGTGAGCCGGACGGGTCTCATATCGCCTCAACCGGTGAGCTCAGCGAGGTTCCGACGGCGGTGCGCCGCCGCCTCCTGCGCAGGCTCGCCCTGGCAGCGGGCTGCCAGGGCGGTGCGCTCTCCCACGTCCACACCGAGCGAATGGACGCACTCGTCGTCGGCTGGAATGGACAAGGACCGGTGCATCTGCCCGGCGGGATCATCGCGATGCGGACCTGTGGCAGGCTTGTGCTGCGCGCAGGTCCGGCCCGCCCGGTTCGGTGA